A window of the Gossypium arboreum isolate Shixiya-1 chromosome 2, ASM2569848v2, whole genome shotgun sequence genome harbors these coding sequences:
- the LOC108466662 gene encoding monooxygenase 2-like, whose amino-acid sequence MEIVEDVVIVGAGIAGLTTSLGLHRLGIRSLVLESSDELRITGFAFTTWSNAWKALDAVGIGDSLRRQHYLTPSILVASTFLDQPASEISYKGHEIRCLQRRLLLETLAKELPSDTIRFSSKVVSIEESGFFKRLHLSDGTILKTKVLIGCDGVNSVVAKWLGFGKPVFTGRSAIRGSANFKGGHGFGLKFRQFIGKGLRSGFLPCNDENVYWFLTWTPSTKDEELEDDPVKLKQFVMSKLQDIPNEMKSVVGKTELDAIASSPLRYRRPWELLWGSISKGNVCVAGDALHPMTPDLGQGGCAALEDGVVLARCIAEALLKPGGEENKGKIVDEEEEYKRIEMGLKNYAQERRWRSIDLVSTAFMVGYIQQNSGKIINFLRDKFLSRFLPGMLLRKASFDCGTLKY is encoded by the exons ATGGAAATAGTTGAAGACGTTGTGATTGTGGGAGCTGGAATTGCTGGTCTGACCACATCCTTGGGACTTCACAG GCTTGGAATTCGTAGTTTAGTATTGGAATCATCAGACGAGTTAAGGATCACCGGCTTTGCGTTCACGACATGGAGCAATGCCTGGAAAGCCTTGGATGCTGTTGGCATCGGTGACTCTCTTCGGCGTCAACATTACCTTACGCCAAG CATACTCGTTGCCTCTACATTTTTAGACCAGCCAGCATCAGAGATATCATATAAGGGTCATGAAATTCGGTGTCTTCAAAGGAGATTGTTGTTGGAAACTTTAGCAAAGGAACTCCCCAGCGATACCATCAGGTTCTCTTCTAAAGTGGTTTCCATTGAGGAATCTGGCTTCTTCAAACGACTGCATCTGTCTGATGGAACCATCCTCAAAACTAAG GTATTGATTGGATGTGATGGAGTGAACTCAgtggtggcaaaatggcttggtttCGGCAAGCCTGTATTCACAGGTCGATCAGCAATTAGGGGTTCCGCAAATTTCAAAGGTGGCCATGGCTTTGGACTAAAATTCAGGCAGTTCATTGGCAAGGGTCTTCGATCAGGCTTCCTCCCTTGTAATGATGAGAATGTTTATTGGTTTTTGACTTGGACTCCATCCACCAAAG ATGAAGAATTAGAAGACGACCCAGTTAAACTGAAGCAATTTGTAATGAGCAAGCTTCAAGATATACCCAATGAGATGAAATCTGTTGTAGGAAAAACTGAGCTAGATGCCATTGCATCATCCCCTTTAAGATACAGAAGACCTTGGGAGCTTCTATGGGGCAGTATAAGCAAAGGCAACGTTTGTGTAGCCGGTGATGCCCTTCATCCCATGACACCAGACCTTGGGCAAGGTGGATGTGCAGCTTTGGAAGATGGGGTTGTTCTAGCAAGGTGTATTGCTGAAGCGTTATTGAAACCAGGTGGGgaagaaaacaaaggaaaaatagTTGATGAAGAAGAGGAATACAAAAGGATTGAAATGGGGTTGAAAAACTACGCTCAAGAGAGAAGATGGAGAAGTATTGATCTAGTTAGCACAGCTTTTATGGTGGGTTATATACAACAAAACAGCGGCAAGATTATTAACTTCCTCAGAGATAAATTCCTTTCCAGATTCTTACCTGGGATGCTGTTAAGAAAGGCTAGTTTTGATTGCGGCACGCTCAAATATTGA
- the LOC108466851 gene encoding monooxygenase 2-like has product MEIVEDIVIVGAGIAGLTTSVGLHRLGIRSLVLESSDRLRITGFALSTWNNAWKALDAIGIGESLRHQHHLTPSILFASTNLDQPVSEISYKGHEVRCLQRRLLLETLANELPSDTIRFSSKVVSIEESGFFKRVHLSDGTILKTKVLIGCDGVNSVVAKWLGFKAPVFTGRLAIRGYTKFNDGHGLGPKFRQFVGKGLRFGFLPCNDEDFHWFLTWTPSTKDEELEDDPVKLKQFVMSKLEDIPNEMKSVVEKTQLDAILSSPLKYRRPWELLWGNISKGNVCVAGDALHPMTPELGQGGCAALEDGVVLARCIAEALLKPGGEETNGKIVDEEEEYRRIEIGLKIFAQKRRWRSIDLISTAYMVGYIQQNNGTIINFLRDNFLSKFLPRMLLRKGDFDCRKLKY; this is encoded by the exons ATGGAAATAGTTGAAGACATTGTGATCGTGGGGGCTGGAATTGCTGGTCTAACCACATCCGTGGGACTTCACAG GCTTGGAATTCGTAGTTTAGTATTGGAATCATCGGACAGATTAAGGATCACTGGCTTTGCATTGTCGACATGGAACAATGCCTGGAAAGCCTTGGATGCTATTGGCATTGGTGAATCTCTCCGGCATCAACATCACCTTACGCCAAG CATACTTTTTGCCTCTACAAATTTAGACCAGCCAGTGTCAGAGATATCGTATAAGGGCCATGAAGTTCGTTGTCTTCAAAGGAGATTGCTGTTGGAAACTCTAGCAAATGAACTCCCCAGCGATACCATCAGGTTTTCGTCTAAAGTGGTTTCCATTGAAGAATCTGGCTTCTTCAAACGAGTGCACCTATCTGATGGAACTATCCTCAAAACCAAG GTACTGATTGGTTGTGATGGAGTGAACTCAgtggtggcaaaatggcttggtttCAAGGCGCCTGTTTTCACAGGTCGATTAGCAATTAGGGGTTACACAAAATTCAACGATGGCCATGGTTTGGGACCAAAATTTAGGCAGTTCGTTGGCAAAGGTCTTCGATTTGGTTTCCTCCCTTGTAATGATGAGGATTTTCATTGGTTTTTGACTTGGACTCCATCCACCAAAG ATGAAGAATTAGAAGACGACCCAGTTAAGCTGAAGCAATTTGTAATGAGCAAGCTTGAAGATATACCCAATGAAATGAAATCTGTTGTAGAGAAAACTCAACTAGATGCCATTTTGTCATCTCCATTAAAATACAGAAGACCTTGGGAGCTTCTATGGGGAAATATCAGTAAAGGCAACGTTTGTGTAGCTGGTGATGCCCTTCATCCCATGACACCAGAActtggccaaggtggatgtgcAGCCTTGGAAGATGGGGTTGTTCTAGCAAGGTGTATTGCTGAAGCATTATTGAAACCAGGTGGGGAAGAAACCAATGGTAAAATAGTTGATGAAGAAGAGGAATACAGGAGGATTGAAATAGGGTTGAAAATATTTGCTCAAAAGAGAAGATGGAGAAGTATTGATCTCATTAGCACAGCTTATATGGTGGGTTATATACAACAAAACAATGGGACAATTATTAACTTCTTAAGAGATAATTTTCTCTCCAAATTTTTACCTAGGATGCTATTAAGAAAGGGTGATTTTGATTGTCGCAagcttaaatattaa